The genomic interval TCTGGccaaaaaaccgaaaactCACATGGAAGCGCTGAAAGTATGAGGCGTCCTTCAGCTCAGTGAAGTCCAATGGCGGCTGATTGTGGGGCGTGGCAGACCAAATGGAGACCAGCCAGCGATTGCCCGTGTGCCTGTCCTGCCAGTACTTGCGATGCTTGGAGCAGCAGCCCAAGATAATGTTCAGTATTATGATCGTGCCCAGGACAACCGTGCAGATGGCAATGGTCACATAAAACGGCGAGAAGTTGCCGTAGATGTGGCCGGTGAAGTAGGGATTCTTTTCGTACGCCTTGCGTTCCTCTTCGATTGTGGACATAGTCTTTCAGGGGTGTGGTTACTTGCCAGAGCCTCAATAGCCTGCTGCACAATGCTCAATGGTCTGGAGGGCAGGAGAAGAAATGCGTTCGCAATGAGAAAGCGGTTCAACCACCACGCTGCATGCCACTTGCACCCCGAAACGAATTGCCACCGATTCCAATTTGTCACATTGGGCGTGGCGTCACCAAAGTAAACTAACTAGCAGCACCTGCAGCTCCCCACTTTGCAGCTTAAATGCGGATTGTACTTACCATTTGCGCGCGATTGGTGGTCACTGAGATTGGCACAAGTCTCATTCAGGTGTGTTACGCACTTCTGCTCTTGAAAGTTATTAATTTCAGCCACTTTGCAGCTACGAAAACAACGCCCAAAAGCCAGGCTCAGTGAGCTAGTGATGGCACTAAGTGGACTCGCCGCATGGTTGCAAGCGATCGATAACCATTCATCGATCGCAAGTGCAGGTTGTGTACATTTTTTACTGCATAAATTTAGGCATAACGTTATTTATTAGAATTTAAGTATATTAAACAATATTTATGACCTTTGTCACAATAACACCAAATTTACATGTTTAAAAGCCCGACAAGTATGATAAACaatataaacaataatatcaTTGCGCAAAAACAGGCATCTTAAGCCACCattgtaaacaaattattattatttttattaactatTACAGGTTTCGAAGCAATCCCAACTCAAAAACAATCCAGCTATTCAATAGCTTCAATAGATTTCCCCGATCACTGGTCGTAGGTAAGGAAGTTATCCAACCCGGTGAACTGGCGCGCCAGAGCCCTACCATCGTCAGTGGGCGTGCTGAAGGCGATGCACTCCCTAGCAATCTCCTGACCGAGCACCGTGTGGCACTGGACGACTCGAAGCAGCTTGCTAGCGATCCCGCTGCGCCGCTGCAGCGGAGAAACCCAGATCCGTGAGACGCCGCAGCTGAAAGAAGGTACATTTTAGCCGTTGACAAGGGAAGAGGTGTGCAGTTGGGTATGTCTTACCTGGCCGGGTAGCTCTCCTCGCTGAAGTAGTCCGTGCCATCGACCTGGATGAAACGATGGGCCTGCGAGAGGGGCTGCACCAGGCAGAAACCCACGATCTGCTGCTTGCGCACTGCTATGAAGGCCACAAAGATCTTTGGCACAATGTACGAGGAGTAGCCCAGCTCTTTGTCCACCACACCGATGAGATCCCGCAGCCTGTCGAGCCGAGCTGCCGGAGCGCGTTCGTTGATCCGTATGATGCGGCCGTCGCTGGCCCACTCCGGATAAACGGACACAATGTCCTCGTCGATCCAGCCCTTGAAGCGCAGCACATGGATGGAATTGTGGTACTCGCGAtgcagcagctcctcctccggTTCGTGCACGGTGTACACCAGTCCGCACTGCTGACACTGCCGTGCTCCGAAGGCCTTTTGACCAGCATCGATCTGGTACTGATTTGATCCTCCCGCCGCCGTTAGCAATCTCATCGATGTGTCCGGCCGACGACGCAACGATTTCTGTACAACGGGCTGCAGGCGTTGAGTGAATATGGGGAAAAGCTTTGGCTGAACTTCCTCTACGGCTGGCGCATCCTGTTGTGGTGCAATGGCCACCGCTGTATTTTCCACTGTTTCCATCTGAGCAAGCTGCGCAGCCTCCTCGCTGTTTACCACCATGTATAAATTGTCCACAATTTGATTGGCCTCGTCCTTGTAGTTATCAGGATTGGCAATAAAGATCTCAAAGTTCCTTTCGGTGCAAATGTTGTTGCTAATGAGAAACTCCAGCAAgatttgctgctgctccacgACATTGGGATCGTCGGTTTGGTATGGCAAACGTTGACGGAACTCAGCAAAGGGATCAATTTCCACATCGTTCGCTTCTGGTGCATACTCAATTATATCCGGTAGGGGCTCCGTTTCCATGCTCGTCTCCTCCGCATCCATGGGCGTTGCCTGTACCACCGGATTGGCTTCTACAATCTCATCAACCACCGTATCGTCCAGATTCTTCAGGATCGCATCCACAGTGGCCTGCTCGGCGGAAAATATCGTGGCCGACTTGACGCGCACTTGCCGCGGCTTTCGGCGTATCGTTTGGACGAGTTCAATCTTGCCCTGGCTGACGCTGGCCCGGATGTTGTCCGTGATTCTCACCTCCATGCAGGTGCTACTACGGCGGCCTGATTTGAAGAACTTTCGCTTGCTTAGATCCGCTG from Drosophila mauritiana strain mau12 chromosome 3L, ASM438214v1, whole genome shotgun sequence carries:
- the LOC117141079 gene encoding uncharacterized protein LOC117141079; the encoded protein is MSTIEEERKAYEKNPYFTGHIYGNFSPFYVTIAICTVVLGTIIILNIILGCCSKHRKYWQDRHTGNRWLVSIWSATPHNQPPLDFTELKDASYFQRFHPTTHQQVFPDDVVIGVDDLEPVHSAHHHHHQQHQRPPRPEGRTLHQQRQREEYVELQKRESDI